CCGGCTGAGGATCTTGATTAGCGCATAGGCATCGGTGATCGACGTCGGCTCATCACACACCACGACCACCACATCTTGGGCGGCGCGGGAGAAGCTCAATACCATGTCGGAGATCCCTGCGGCAGTATCGACCAGCAAGACGTCGATATCTTCCTCGAGGGTGCTGAACGCCCTGATCAGCCCCATGTGCTGAGCCGTGGTCAGTTCGGCCATATTTTGCGTACCGGAGGCCGCTGGCACAATCTTCACCCCGTAAGGGCCTTCGACAATGATGTCCTTGAGCTCGCACATTCCCGCCAGCACATGCGACAGGTTGCGCCTAGCCCGCAGTCCCAGCATGACATCGACATTCGCCAGTCCGAGATCGGCATCCAGTACCATCACCCGTTTACCCTGGCGGGCCATTGAGATCGCCATATTGAGGGTCACGTTGGTTTTCCCCACACCACCCTTACCGCCTGTCACAGTAATCACTTTGGTTGAGGTTAGCTGGGTCAT
This Photobacterium gaetbulicola Gung47 DNA region includes the following protein-coding sequences:
- a CDS encoding putative MinD-related protein (COG0455) yields the protein MTENAMYDQASGLRRMTQLTSTKVITVTGGKGGVGKTNVTLNMAISMARQGKRVMVLDADLGLANVDVMLGLRARRNLSHVLAGMCELKDIIVEGPYGVKIVPAASGTQNMAELTTAQHMGLIRAFSTLEEDIDVLLVDTAAGISDMVLSFSRAAQDVVVVVCDEPTSITDAYALIKILSREYDVQRFKIVANMVRSYREGRELFIKLTRVTERFLEANLELVACIPLDDRVRQSVKRQKLVVEAFPRSPAALALGALANKAAMWPVPQSPGGHLEFFVERLLVNSRRPREVPVSE